The genomic interval GTGCGTGGCCGGTGATCCGGTCACCCGCCGCGGGCTTGCAGCCTTGCGGCACCGCTGGGGGCCGGGGTGGGCACCGCGTCAGCTGCGGTTGCGGCTGGATGCCGGCTCGCCTGTTTCGGTTTCGATGTCGGCGGGCTTTTCAGCGCGTTCGGGTTTTTCGACCTTGCCCAGCACCGACGGCGTGCCCTGGATGTTGTTCTCGCGCATGTAGGCGTCCATGTCCTTCCAGCCCGCAAACACCTGGGCCTTGGGGGCCTTGGGGTTCAGGGTGTAGCAGTCTTCCAGGCCCCGCAATGCGTGGCGGCAGGCGCCACCAATGGCCTTGGCCTCTTCCTCACGCTGGGCGACGCGCGGGTCGGGCCCGAGCCCGGGAATCTTGTCGCAGGCGGTCAGCAGCAGGATGCTGGAGAACGCCAGCAGCCGCAGTGCGGTGGAGGGAATTTTGGGATACATGTACTTGCATTATCGGCACGCTCTCCGCCGTATTGAGGCTTGACCCTGCAAGGCGCCTAGAAAAAAGGCTCCCGAGGGAGCCTTTTTGCCTTTGAGCGGAAATGGCAGCAGTGCTTACTCGCGCTCGCCACCCATGATGCCCAGCAGCGCCAGCAGGCTCTGGAACACGTTGAAAATGCTCAGGTACAAGCCCAGCGTGGCGCTGATGTAGTTGGTTTCACCGCCATCCAGAATGCGCTTGAGGTCGTACAGCATGAAGGCGCTGAAGATGCCGATGGCCGCCACCGAAATCGCCATCATGCCGGCCGTGGAGCCCACGAACACGTTGACGACGGCGCCCACCATGAGCACCAGCGCGCCCACCATCAGCCACTTGCCCATGCCCGACAGGTCGCGCTTGATCACGCTGGCCAGGCTGGCCATCACGAAGAACACGCCTGCGGTGCCGGCAAAGGCCGTCATGATCAGGTCGGTGCCGTTCTTGAAGCCCAGCACCATGCCGATCATGCGCGACAGCATCAGGCCCATGAAGAACGTGAAGGCCAGCAGCACGGGCACGCCGGCGGCCGAGCGCTTTGTCTTTTCGATGGCATACATGAAGCCAAACGCGCCCCCGAGGAACACGATCAGGCCCAGGCCGCCAGACAGCGAGCGCGTGATACCGGTGGCCACACCCACCCAGGCGCCCAGCACGGTGGGGATCATGCTCAGTGCGAGCAGCCAGTACGTATTGCGAAGCACCTTGTGGCGCTCTTCCTGCGAGATGCCATAGCCCGCAGAGTGGCCCAGGGTGGTGACTTGGTCGTTCATCATCTTGTGTCTCTCCTTGTTGGCCTGCACAGCGCAGACACAGCAAATTTTAGGTGGTGACGGTTTTCGGGCCTGCAATACCCGCATCCGGTTACCTACTTTTGGTAAGGGTTCTTTCACCCTGGGTGCGGGTGAAGGGGGCAAGGCATCCCGCTATGCTCCGGGTTCCTGCTGCGGGCAAGCCTCCGGCAACGCGCGTAATTCTGATTTCATTCCCCCATTTTTGGATTGCTCCATGAAAACCAAGC from Acidovorax sp. FHTAMBA carries:
- a CDS encoding Bax inhibitor-1/YccA family protein, producing MNDQVTTLGHSAGYGISQEERHKVLRNTYWLLALSMIPTVLGAWVGVATGITRSLSGGLGLIVFLGGAFGFMYAIEKTKRSAAGVPVLLAFTFFMGLMLSRMIGMVLGFKNGTDLIMTAFAGTAGVFFVMASLASVIKRDLSGMGKWLMVGALVLMVGAVVNVFVGSTAGMMAISVAAIGIFSAFMLYDLKRILDGGETNYISATLGLYLSIFNVFQSLLALLGIMGGERE